A region of Aquarana catesbeiana isolate 2022-GZ linkage group LG08, ASM4218655v1, whole genome shotgun sequence DNA encodes the following proteins:
- the LOC141105558 gene encoding C3a anaphylatoxin chemotactic receptor-like yields MLNESDTESSIDSNQHVFTILIMVITTVVGVPGNFLVLWVISMKMKWTVMNIWFWNLALADMTCCLAFPFFIAQFFYEEWLYGPALCKILPSIVIFTMFASVFSLVVISVYRCILVVQPVWARNHCNLRMAWVMCSAIWMLSSLMCLPAVLYRTTYTEKNLTLCGYQQGGLQNSNGSDTKAHVTFPDKTVTVTRMIFGFLIPLLVISVSYACLAFKLKKTRFVKDGNKTTKVVFGIAIAFFVSWAPYHIMGIILLYFDNLVVTSLDLFSQALAETNSCINPVLYVLLGKSMKTKVRKTFHELMENLFNEEVSKTTKHSRSKVTMEESIQLEEQKD; encoded by the coding sequence ATGTTGAATGAAAGTGATACGGAATCATCCATAGATTCGAACCAACATGTGTTCACCATCCTAATTATGGTTATCACAACTGTTGTTGGCGTTCCCGGAAATTTTCTGGTTCTTTGGGTTATTAGTATGAAGATGAAGTGGACAGTGATgaacatttggttttggaaccttgCGCTGGCCGATATGACTTGCTGCCTGGCTTTCCCATTCTTCATAGCCCAATTCTTCTATGAGGAATGGTTGTACGGTCCTGCCCTCTGCAAGATTTTACCCTCCATTGTTATCTTCACCATGTTTGCCAGTGTTTTCAGTCTGGTGGTGATAAGCGTTTACCGCTGTATCCTGGTTGTCCAACCCGTGTGGGCCAGAAACCACTGCAACCTACGAATGGCCTGGGTAATGTGCTCGGCTATATGGATGTTGTCCTCCTTGATGTGTCTACCCGCTGTCCTATACAGAACCACCTACACAGAGAAGAACCTTACGCTATGTGGATACCAACAAGGTGGCCTTCAGAACAGTAATGGAAGTGACACAAAGGCCCATGTGACTTTTCCAGATAAGACGGTTACAGTTACTCGCATGATTTTTGGCTTTCTCATACCCCTTTTAGTCATCTCTGTCAGTTATGCTTGTCTGGCTTTCAAATTGAAAAAGACCAGGTTTGTAAAGGATGGCAACAAGACCACCAAAGTGGTATTTGGCATTGCCATAGCATTTTTTGTGAGCTGGGCTCCCTACCACATAATGGGAATTATCCTGCTGTACTTCGACAACCTCGTGGTGACCAGTCTTGATCTTTTCTCACAAGCCTTGGCTGAAACCAATAGTTGTATCAACCCAGTCCTCTATGTCCTCTTGGGTAAATCTATGAAGACTAAAGTAAGAAAGACATTCCATGAGCTGATGGAGAATCTATTTAACGAAGAGGTGTCAAAAACTACTAAGCACAGCAGGAGCAAAGTCACAATGGAAGAAAGCATACAATTAGAGGAGCagaaagattaa